The following nucleotide sequence is from Bacilli bacterium.
ATAAGCGCCAGCAAAATGCCAAGCCACGAAATTCGCCCTGTTAAACTTTCCGCGCTTATGACAGCCACACCCAAAAAACCGATGAGTAAACCGGCGATTTTTTTTAACGAGATGGATTCGCCCAGCCAGAGCCAGGCAAAAATGCCCACAAGCACAGGCTGCAAATAAACGATTACGGAAAACAAGCCTTCCGGCAAATAGAGTAGTCCAACCGTTTGCACGCCGTAAAACAAAGCTGTGTTCAATAGTGCGGAAATCAAATAGATTGGCCATGTGTCCCGAAAACGAATAAGCCGCCATTGCGGCAAAAACAACAGGGCGAGAAACATGCCGCCGAGCAGCGTGCGCATGCCCGCAAACAGGATGGGCGGAGTATAGTTCAACACGATTTTGTAGACCGGCCAGCTGATTCCCCAGACTACAATCAGAAATGTTAAAGAAAAGATGGTTTTTTTTCGCGATGCTTGTCCCAAGGTGTACGGTTCCTCTCTGAACTGATGCGTTTTTTGCTCTTTTAATAGAATACGCTACATGGGCGGTTGGAAGCAAATCATGCCTGGGCTGCAAAAGTTCATGCGGTTCGCGTTGCGAATGGGAGATTTGAAATGATAGGGGAGTGGGGATTGTGGGAAAGCGGATTTGGTTGCGGCTTGCCATAGGCTTGCGGATCTGCGTCGCGCTCTTTCTAGTATGCGCATGTGCCGGGGAATGGCTGCCGCCTTCCTTTGCGAATGCCGCCGGCATTTCTTTTACGGAAAGTCCGCAAGGCATAACGGGACTTAGCCGTCCGGAAATTCACTTCACCATTACGGAGACAGATGTCGCCGGCAAACTGATTCAGCGTAAAATGTTACTCGACGGTCTTGAAGTTGCGTCCGAATTTGATGCGGCAACGCAGTCGCTGTCGTATACGCCGGATTCAAATCTTCGTCCCGGGAAACATACCGTCGAAGTCATCCTGCAATATGCCGGCTACGAACCATTCAGCGAACGGTGGGAATTCACCGTCAGCGAACATGCCGTGGATAAGCGGGACATTGTCATTTCGCCGGAGCAACGGGCCGGTTTGCGCGCGCTGAACGATTTTCGCCTGCTGAACGGTCTGAAGCCGGTAGGCTTTAACGTTGCATTGGTTTACGCCGCGCAGCGGCATGCGCATTATTTGTTTGCCAACAAGGTGGATGCCGATGTTGCTTCGCTGCATGTCGAAGACCCGTCAGGACAAGGCTTTATCGGCCGGGATATTGCTGAGCGGAGAAATTTTGTCGGCTATGTTAAGCCGGTTTCGGAGGACGTATCGTTTGCCACCGGCACATTGATTCAGTCGATCGATGCTCTGTTTGACGCGCCCTATCATCGCATTCCGTTCCTTATGCCTTCCCTGACAGAGGTTGGCATCGCCAAGGAAGGCGAATATACGGTCATCGAGTTTGGTTTTTCCGAAGCGGAGCAAGAAACCACATCACTAATCGTTTCGCCGGCTCCCGGCGATCCCGGCGTGCCGGCCCGGTTCGACGGCCATGAGGCGCCGGACCCGCTTAGGAAACATCGGCCGGCAAAGTATCCGGTCGGCTATCCGCTCATGGGGGTTGTGAGCGGGAATGACGTTCAGTCTGTCCGTTTGGTTGACTACAGCCTGACCGACAGCAGCGGAAAAGCGATGAGCCTTGCAGCCAACACACCTGCCAACGATGATCATTTGCAACATGAAATCATTCTCATACCGCGAAATCCGTTAAAGCCGGATACCGGCTATACGGCCAGCATGACCGTGGAAATCACCCATACGGACGGCACGACGCAGACGCTTAAGAAAGAGTGGATCTTCCGCACGGAGGGGACTGAGGACGAAGGCAAAAATTTGCTGCATGCCGACGCCGCTTCCTATGTGCAAAAACTTGGACAGACGGACATCAGCCGACATGTCGCAACGTTTGCGCTGAATGGCGACTCGTATACGCTGGACGGCGTTAAGCATCCGATGAAGCCGCCTTATTTGCAGGACGGCAGTGCGTATTTGTGGGTTCGCGACCTCGCGAATGCGCTTGGCGCCCCGGTGGAATGGGACAACGAAACGCATGCCGCCATTTACAGGAAGGGCGGTCGGACGGTTGTTTTCTTTACGCGGGAAAATACCGTGCTTATTAATGAAAGTGTGCTGAAGCCCAAAACCGGCGCGTTGGTGAAGAACGACAGCACCTTCATTCCCGTTCGGTTGTTGTCCGAGGCGCTAGGGTGCGATGTCGAATACGACGGAGCAGCGAAAACCGTTACCATCATTTATTGATTTTAATGTCGGATAGGCATAAAATCAGAACCATGATTCGTATCGGGAGGAATATGTTGTGGAGATCGGGATCAGTACGTTTGTCGAGACGACACCGGATGTGCGAACCGGCGAAGTGATCAGCCATGCGCAACGATTGCGTGAGGTTGTGGAAGAAATTGTGCTGGCCGATCGTGTCGGCCTCGATGTTTTTGGTGTGGGCGAGCATCACCGCAAAGATTTCGCGTCTTCCTCTCCGGCTGTTGTGCTTGCCGCAGCCGCCGCGCAGACAAAACGGATTCGTTTGACAAGCGCGGTAACGGTGCTTTCTTCCGACGATCCCGTGCGCGTGTTTCAGGATTTTGCAACGCTTGACGGAATCTCGAACGGCAGGGCGGAAATCATGGCGGGCCGGGGCTCGTTCATTGAGTCGTTTCCGCTGTTCGGCTATGATTTGCGGAATTATGACGAGTTGTTTGCAGAAAAGCTGGACCTGCTGCTTAAAATCCGCGAGACCGAAAAGGTAACTTGGAAAGGGACGTACCGATCGGCCATTCAAAATCTGGGCGTCTATCCGCGCCCTGTGCAAAACCCTTTGCCGGTATGGGTCGCTAGCGGCGGGAATGTGGAATCCGTCATACGTGCCGGCACGCTTGGTTTGCCGCTTGTTCTGGCTATTATTGGCGGGAAGCCAACGCAGTTTGCGCCGCTCGTGCAAATTTACAAGCAAGCGGCGGCCAAAGCCGGGCACGACCCGGCAACGTTGCCGGTAGCGTCGCATTCGCACGGTTTCATCGCGAAAGACGCGAATGCGGCTGCCGAAACGTTTTTCCCATCCACCCAGTTTGTCATGAATGTGATCGGGCGCGAGCGGGGATGGGGGCATTATAGCCGATCAACCTACGATGCCGCAAGGAGCTTTACGGGAGCGTTGTATGTGGGCGATCCGGACTTTGTCGCGCAAAAAATCATTTACCTGCGCAAACAGGTAGGCATCACGCGCTTTTTTCTGCACGTCCCACTCGGCACCATGCCGCATGAAGATGTTCTGCAAGCCATTGAACTGCTTGGCACGGAAGTGGCGCCGCGGGTGAAAGCGGAAGTTTCCGCGTGGGAGCGTGCGCAAAAGCCGTAAATATGGATCAGCGGTTGACGGGAACCCGCCATGCTTCCAACTCCGGCAAATTCGGCGGGTCAATGGATTGGGACGCCTCTTTCTTATATTGGGAAGGCAGCATGCCGGCCCACTTTTTGAACGTTTTGGTGAAATGAGCCTCGTCGAAATATCCGAGTTCCCTGGCTACGGTTTGTATTTTGCAGTCGCCGGACTGGAGCATCGCTTTGGCTTTTTCGATGCGGAATTGATGGACATAGTCGAGAAAGTTGATGCCGAGCTCCTGTTTGAACAAGGTGGACAAATAGGTGCTGGAAACAAACAATTCCCGGGCTACCCCGGCCAGAGACAAATCCGGCGAATTGTAATGCTTGGCGATAAAATCGAGCGCTTGCCGGATTTTGCGGCGGGGGGTCTTGTTCGGATTCAATATGCCGACCAGCTGCTGGATAGCCTTTTGCACCATGGCGGATAATTCCTCCAACGTTTCCACCTGTCCGATTTGATCGATCATCGCGGAAAACGACCGGATTAACTCGCGCCCCGACGCGTCCTGTTCGCTCGCCAGGCGAATCAGCCGGCTCATCAAGGAAAGGGTCTGCATGTCGATCTTTTTACGCGAATGCCTGTGGGGCTGCCGGAAAAATTTCAGCCATTGCTCCGTTTCGTTTAATGCTTCGGCGTATAATCCGGATTGCAAGTTGTCGATGATCGACTGTTCCAGCGTAATCCAGCCGGATTCGTCCGCGGCTTCTGCGGAAATTTGCGTGAAATGTTGATAATCGCGGGCGAAGAAAATTTGCCCCGCACCTTTGTAAAACATCATTTGCAGCGTCTCCACCGCTTCGTTGTACGCTTCATGAAGCATATCCATGCTTTTTTTCGGATCGCTTACGCCGATGCTTACCGTGATTTTCAAAAATTGCCGCAAATTTTGCTGCAGCCGTTTCAGCCCGCTTTGCAGCTTTTCCTCCAAAAATTCGAATGTGCCGTTGCAGATGGCGACAATTTCCTGTTGATCGGTCACTGTCTCCACCGGTTGAAGCAATGTTTGTTCCAACGTTTCCTTGACGATGTTGGCCGCGGCGAACTTTAGCAATTCCATGTCGCTGAATTCGTAATTTAACTTCCGCAGCGTTTTGCGATCAGGCCGAATGGCGATCACCACAATTTGATGGAAGGCGGCGCTCATTTGCAACTGCGCCATTCTTTCCTCGCGGTTCTCGGTGATCTGTTTCGGAGCGTGCAGCCACTGCAGCAACGCCTGTGATTTGGCCATCGGCAAACTTTGCTTCAGTTGTTGTTGCAGACCGTCCAGATTGTTGCTTAATCGGCGTTTCTCCAAAACCCGCCGAACAACTTC
It contains:
- a CDS encoding stalk domain-containing protein codes for the protein MGKRIWLRLAIGLRICVALFLVCACAGEWLPPSFANAAGISFTESPQGITGLSRPEIHFTITETDVAGKLIQRKMLLDGLEVASEFDAATQSLSYTPDSNLRPGKHTVEVILQYAGYEPFSERWEFTVSEHAVDKRDIVISPEQRAGLRALNDFRLLNGLKPVGFNVALVYAAQRHAHYLFANKVDADVASLHVEDPSGQGFIGRDIAERRNFVGYVKPVSEDVSFATGTLIQSIDALFDAPYHRIPFLMPSLTEVGIAKEGEYTVIEFGFSEAEQETTSLIVSPAPGDPGVPARFDGHEAPDPLRKHRPAKYPVGYPLMGVVSGNDVQSVRLVDYSLTDSSGKAMSLAANTPANDDHLQHEIILIPRNPLKPDTGYTASMTVEITHTDGTTQTLKKEWIFRTEGTEDEGKNLLHADAASYVQKLGQTDISRHVATFALNGDSYTLDGVKHPMKPPYLQDGSAYLWVRDLANALGAPVEWDNETHAAIYRKGGRTVVFFTRENTVLINESVLKPKTGALVKNDSTFIPVRLLSEALGCDVEYDGAAKTVTIIY
- a CDS encoding DMT family transporter, producing the protein MGQASRKKTIFSLTFLIVVWGISWPVYKIVLNYTPPILFAGMRTLLGGMFLALLFLPQWRLIRFRDTWPIYLISALLNTALFYGVQTVGLLYLPEGLFSVIVYLQPVLVGIFAWLWLGESISLKKIAGLLIGFLGVAVISAESLTGRISWLGILLALITSASWAVGVIYVKKAGNRADSMWLVALQSIIGGIVLTLLGLIAENVSQIVWNQTYVIGLTFSGIFVIAFAWVVYFNLVKAGEVSKVASFTFLVPLIAVFIGTVFLREPFTVFLVIGLILIVTSIFLVNRPGKA
- a CDS encoding LLM class flavin-dependent oxidoreductase, which encodes MEIGISTFVETTPDVRTGEVISHAQRLREVVEEIVLADRVGLDVFGVGEHHRKDFASSSPAVVLAAAAAQTKRIRLTSAVTVLSSDDPVRVFQDFATLDGISNGRAEIMAGRGSFIESFPLFGYDLRNYDELFAEKLDLLLKIRETEKVTWKGTYRSAIQNLGVYPRPVQNPLPVWVASGGNVESVIRAGTLGLPLVLAIIGGKPTQFAPLVQIYKQAAAKAGHDPATLPVASHSHGFIAKDANAAAETFFPSTQFVMNVIGRERGWGHYSRSTYDAARSFTGALYVGDPDFVAQKIIYLRKQVGITRFFLHVPLGTMPHEDVLQAIELLGTEVAPRVKAEVSAWERAQKP
- a CDS encoding response regulator, which encodes MLNLFIVEDEKPMREGLLTLIDWETLGIHVQGYAENGLEALSLLKSGDTDILLTDIRMPQMDGLQLIDEIRKRSLDIACVLMSGYSEFEYARKAIRLGVFDYLIKPFSPRQVAATLREVVRRVLEKRRLSNNLDGLQQQLKQSLPMAKSQALLQWLHAPKQITENREERMAQLQMSAAFHQIVVIAIRPDRKTLRKLNYEFSDMELLKFAAANIVKETLEQTLLQPVETVTDQQEIVAICNGTFEFLEEKLQSGLKRLQQNLRQFLKITVSIGVSDPKKSMDMLHEAYNEAVETLQMMFYKGAGQIFFARDYQHFTQISAEAADESGWITLEQSIIDNLQSGLYAEALNETEQWLKFFRQPHRHSRKKIDMQTLSLMSRLIRLASEQDASGRELIRSFSAMIDQIGQVETLEELSAMVQKAIQQLVGILNPNKTPRRKIRQALDFIAKHYNSPDLSLAGVARELFVSSTYLSTLFKQELGINFLDYVHQFRIEKAKAMLQSGDCKIQTVARELGYFDEAHFTKTFKKWAGMLPSQYKKEASQSIDPPNLPELEAWRVPVNR